In Myripristis murdjan chromosome 18, fMyrMur1.1, whole genome shotgun sequence, the sequence GGATGGAACTCTTCAATCACAGACACAGGGTCTGACAGGATATATTCTTGCCGACAATAGAAACACTGTCTCTCCAGCACTGCAGCCCCTCACAAAAGAGCAGATCTGAGCCAAGCTGTACTGCAGACTTGGAGCGCTCCGAGCACAGATGTTAGGCATGACACCGAGGGAGAGAGTCTGGACACTTGTTACTCAATTATTTAAGATGACACATCACCCCCCAATGGAAGATGAATAAGCTCTCAGTGATAGACCCCCGAATCATCCTTTATCTGCTGTGTCGACCAGCTGGGGTCCaccgcatgcatgcacatatacacacgcatatgtacacacagacatgcacaccgCACACAGGTGGGCATGCTGGCATGCACACTTTAGAGGGCAAACTGCCGTACAGGCTCTCAATGCtgtttgaacactgacaaaggGACATGTGCATCAATTCCGCACATGTTAATATCTCTCACAGCTTACAGCCAATATAGCAAATTAATTCATTTCAGGGTGCCCCTCCAATACATTGTTCTGCACATTACAGAGATGTCACAGCATTCCAAGTGACTCAACAATTACAAAGCACATTGATCTCTTTCAGCCCAGCCTGGCTGATGTGTTATAACTGTGTGTCCACAGCCCAGCAAACCAGTTATGCCACCGGTCGCTGACCATAGCTGCACGCTACATTCAGCCAGCTGGCCACAGAGTACTTTCACAGGCCTGTTTCTGACGCTGACAAATCTCACAAGGAAGTATGCTTTTGTGACAATTACTTTCTATACAAAATCAATTCcacattttccagtttttttttgttttttgttttttttaccacaaACTAAAGATAATATGCTTCACAATGAGGATAACAGTCTATGTGCTGTATGCTGTTTCTCCTCACCTTTGAAGTGCAGGGCATTTGCCAGTATCAGGGCTCCAGCGTTGGCCTGGATCGCAGTCCCCAGAGGAGCAGCCTCCAGACCGCCCAGGCCAGCCTTTGCCCAAGCATGGAACTGCTTCAGGTCAGCTTTGGCATCTCCTTTCCCCAGCGGCTGGTGCTGCAGCCCAAACCTGGACTGGCTCTCCTTTACAAAGGCCAGGTCGACCGGAGGAGCCTGCTTGGAGAAGACTGTCGAGGAGCTACGCAGATGGAAGCTGGTCCCATTGGCCTCTGTGAGGCTTTTCAGTGCCCCAGATAGAAATTCCCCTGCCTGTGCTGCACTCTTGGAAGGAACAGAGGTCTTGAGGAGGTCCTGGAGCTGGCTGGAAGTGCTACCGGCAGACCCTTCACCCAGTGCCACCAGGGAAGAGGCCAGGAGTaaaggggagaggagggtgTTGACTGAGCCGGAATCAGAGGAGCGGATGGCCTTGTACAGCCGCAGACCCAGGGCCCAGCTGGGGTCACCCAGGGGTGATGGAGGGCGAGGTGGCGAGCTTGTCGAGGCAGCAGGGCTCTTCTTGGGTGAATCTGTGGTGTCACCCAGCACCAGGAAAGCTGGCACAAAGATAAGTAGAGAGATGGAGAACCTCAGCAGCATGGCAGACCTGTGGGGAAGCGgataaaaaactgttttttctgtgtgtttctataTGTGATAGTGAGAAGTTACATAAATGCACAGAGGGAATAAAACAGCATCCATTTAGATTGAGCTTTTAGCAAAGTAATAGCTTACTCATGCAGTAACACTGTTCATGTTTCAGTTATATAAACACAGCCTGAAGGCCTCTCGTTGTACAGTAACTCCTACTTGTAGTGCACGGAACCCCTATTATTGCAGCGCTACACCAGGAAAGTTGATTTTGCAGCTAAATTCCTCCCCACTTGGCAACATGCTTATTATCTCACCCGCTGCGCAAAACCAGAGTGTGACAATTAACTTTGATGAAGTTTCACAACAGGCTTTTTAGTCTAGGACTGAACACGAGgataaaaaggaaacagaaagaagCGGTTTTCTATCTCTCCGGCATACAAAACTCCGACTCATTGATTTTGCCGAGCCGGTGACAGGACTGACGCGGAACATCTGTCGTCTTCTGTTATCATACCCAAAGGCGAAAAGCAAAAAGACGGGAAAGGAGTATTTACCGTTAATTAATTCAAGTTTATGCTCTCTTCCGCCGCTGTTGTTGGGTGTGTTTTCCAGGGGACGCGGGGCTGCGACTGGGCTCAGACGTGGCAGCAGGGAGGGGAAGTTTGCCGACTTTCCCCTCCGTTCAACCCGGAGAAGTTTTCTGCTTTTCCAGAAGCTTCGAGGCTTCCTGAATGCAGCACGGAGGCTACTTGAAACAAGCGGTAATTTTTTAAAAGGCTGGTAAGATGAGCGTAAGTAGGTAAACACGCTCTTCACCCCTGTTAGCAAAGTAAGGTAATTACTATTCCGCCaaaggaagagggggaaaatCATAGAAAAACTATTACAGGCGTGTTCTAACACGGTTCGTTTTGATggttcaattattattattattattattattattattattattattattattcgtagtagtagttgtatttatttgtgtgaacTTTTTGCACTGCACGGACAGCATCCTAACATCAACTATATATCTGTTTTCAAAGTATAACACCCAAGTTAGTGTGGAAATACCATGATATATTAGGAAGGCTTTTATACAAATACGATAGTGAAACTTTAAAATGTTACAGTTGCTGTAGGACTAAATTTAGGCTATAGCACATAAAATCCTACATCAATACCACAGGAAGTGAAGAAAAATACCATACATTACAATGAGTTCACCATACTCTTAATTGCACTGAATCCTAAAGAATTCCATACAGGAGTATTGCATGAATATTACAGTGAATTTTATCAGGTGGCATGGGCTTTGTGAATGTAATATTAAAACTggttacgtttttttttttttttttttttttttacgctaGAAAAAAACGTGATTATTGGCTGGAATGATTTAGTTTTCCAGATATGAAAGCCTTTTGTTCTGGGTTCAGTGGTAGTTGTAGTTCCGGAGTCACTCGAGAGGGGTCGCTAATGTTCTTCTTAGAACATTATCTGAATGACCCTGTGAGGCCCTGTGTGAGGACCTGGGCCTCCCAAACTTCTTCAGGCCCAGGACCCCTGAATAGATAGGAATTACACTACAGAGCCAGTCTGTCAGTGCTTTGTACAGGGAGCCCCATCTGACAAGTTCTGACAAGTTTTTTGTCCTTAATTTTGACTGAGTGTAGAAATAgctctctgtatctgtctctaTTGAAGATGGGAAGGGGGGCAGTGATGTATAtcttatatctatatatatcatATAACTTGCTGCCCTTGCCCCGCCCCCAACATCAAATCAAGCAACTCCtccctacacatacacacaactccAGCCCAGACCCTGTGTTGGAAAGCACTGATGTAGACTACACTCTGCAAAAAGTAGGGCAGACCAGGCCTGCCCGTATTATATCCGACCCCTCTAAATGTCCTCATTCTGTATTCTCCTCATTTCCCTGTTTTTGCCATTCTAAATTGTCCCTGCCCTCTCTCCCTACAGCACAGCAAGGAATTGGGAGCAGATAACTTGTAACACAAGGCTTCGGGATAGGGATTATAGCCCAAATTGAAGGATGGAGAATGGTCATATAGGGTCCTAATCGATAAATGTAGAGATAGACTAAGAAGGCTAGAGAAGGATCAGAGAGGGATATGGAGGAAGATAACTGCTTGAGACCACCAGTGCTCGGCAATCAGGCCGAACATGACAGCTTGTAGACCCAACCAATTATTTACCCCTGCCAAATCAATAGAACTCTCTCCGAAAGATAGCCATCAGCAGCACTATCTggaacacatgcacaccagagagcacaaacacacactgagcgcTCTGtgcaccacctctctctctctctcacacacacacacacacacacacacacacacacacacacacacacacacacatacacaaacacacaagcacgtATTCGCTCTATTTCCCTCACAGACACTTTGTTACCAGAGTACCTTGGAAATAAACCATATATCATCTAATTATTGAGCAACTACACCGAATAACAGGTTGCAAAAAACAGCACATGTCAAACCACACATTTCCTGGTATGTACCTGCAGCCTACATGAAATCACAttacagggagagaggaaaacacacacacacacacacacacacacatcggtTAATGATAATGAGGCCACCATGACAGGCCAGGGATGTGTAGCAGTGGTCTTAGAGGTGATGAGTGGGATGTGAGCAAGCCGAGAGGTCTTAACCCTTGCCAGAGGAGTCACACACATTCCCCACTCCCATTCCCGCCCAGGGACAACACACCCCGACCCCACCCCGTCAGCTCTGTCTGTAATGAGCGCCGGCACACATTACAGTGTAGGTGATTGGTAAAAACCAAAGCTCGCACCACGGTCAAACGAGTCCCTGAGGAATTGGCTGGAAACCTGAGAAGTCTTTCAGTCAGTGGATTACGCATCCTTTGGGGATTTATAAATGGGATGCACTTTAACCACCCCCGCACCCACCTTCTACCCTGCCCCTACGGGTTCATCCGCTCCTTGCactcctttccctctcctctcgtcCTGCACCTTGTCCAAGGGCCCCAAGACTTTTATTCAGTTTCCATCTCCAGATGTCATTGTCTTGGGCGGTAAACTGTGTCTACACTTCACGTGTTATCCATTTAAGCGGCTGTTAGCCATTGTTCTTGGCTGTTGCCGAGGTTAAACGCCTGTGGCTCAAGGCCTCAGCAACAGAATCAACACCACGCAACGAAAGCTGTAATGGACACTGCCAACTGGCCTAGAGCTATATCCACTTGCCTCATGCCCTATTGTTCTCGCTCGcgatttctgtctctctgttctctctctctgcttttggtCTCCTACACGCATTTGCTGGATCACTCATATTACAGCATTTATTCTGTTCTATCCTTCCCTTTGCCTTTGCTCTTTCCAGAATTAGACATTTCGTACCACATTAGCTCGGCTTCCTTGCTCTCCTTTTCACTCCATAACCTCTCTTCTCTTAACACTCCTCGcgtctttcccctcctctcctcctctatccATCCCTTGATCTCGGTGCACCTGAGGTCTATGTATAGTTCTCTCGATGTTCTTTCTACCTCTGGGGCTTTATGCACCTTCAGCTCCTCCCgttctctttcctttctgcttGGGAATTGAGTTGTGTAAGTTGGCATGCTGTGCGCTGGCGACACAAGACATAAAGCAGGTAAAAACCCCTTTCCCATAAACCTTAATTAACTTTTCTtatgaatgcattaaaatgtccTCCCGCTGCTCTCTcccgctcttcctctctccaacttctctcttttcccaCCTCCATTTACTCACTGTCAACCAgtttcccctctttttctcaCCTCCTCTCATTCCTTTACCcctactcctcctcctttcccgcTTCTTCTCCGCTCCCGTTCCAACGCCCTCTAaatctctccccctccttccaTGTCTCACAGTTTTTGGAGTCTGTTCAGAACAAACAGTGTAACATGTGAGCCCCTGTTCTCGTCTGTTCTGGTCTGCCCGTCTGTCAACAGCTCTGGCCCATTTCAACCAGTAGGGAGCTGGTGTAGACCCCCGTCTGGACAGACCCATGGGGTCTCATTGGTTTCCATCAAGTTCCATTGTGGTCCCTTCAAATTAGGGCACTTACTTAGTGTCTGGCCAAGCTGCTAAGCTGAAATTTTTATTGAACCTTCCccttaaccctaactttaacttCGCTGGAGACTTCATGTCTACTCCTTACTTATAACagggacaaaacacaaaacaaccttTGCTAACATCAATTttcaaatgagacatttttgttACATTGCAGCTTGGCCAGGAAGCCCCTCCAAGACCCCCTCCCCACCCGCCACCGCCCCGATGGCTGACGTTACTTTCAGTGGCCCATTTCCCAGCTCTACTTTATCCTCTCCAATCAGTGTGAAGGATATGGAGTCCAGGAAGTCTGTCTCTGCCCCAACTGAGCCAccaaagcactgaaaaaatcccctccatctctccgtttagcttttattctttttctttctgtcacacgACTCTCTTACACAATGGCTGTACGGTCACAGGGACATTTTAATGGCACTAGGACCTTGACCTTCTGTTGCATTCAATGGACGTTAATGCATTGTGATGTAAATAAGgaagcgagtgagtgagtgtaagGAAAAGATGAAGGAGCCACAAGGAGAAGGAGATAGTGAtagtatacatatacataaccCGTCAGTGCAAAGTTACTGATTCTTACCATTTTTCAGTCTGATAGCTAAAGAGTTTACACTGCTGaacataaaacagcagcaatgatCCAAAATGAATGTTTAAGTCTGGCTTACTGAAGATCTTAAAATACACGTATTGGACGGGATCTGGGGAGTGGCAGAGGAATGTGCACCCCCACTGGCATGTTTTTCTCCCAACCACTTTCAATCTAGGACAGAACTCTGTAAGGCAACAGGAGGTACGGAAGGACAGATGGATAGAAGCGAGTAGGGGTTATGTGCATTGAGTAGATGGAGGAAAGAGATGGGGCAGTGGGGGAAAGGTGAGGAGGGGCAGGAGCTGGGGGAGAGGGGGCATGTTGAATAGCCCTGAAATCACAGACACATCTGCTGTTCATCTCAAATGTTTCCAATAAGCTTTAAATGTTTCCTGCAGCCCTGTGAAAGCATACAGAGCTGCCAAGAGAACGGGGGTTGGTGTTCGGTGGCGCAcacttgtgtgcgtgtgttggaGAAAGGGGTGGTCCCTCTTCTTAGTTACAGTTTTGATGTTTTCCTCAAAATTACCCAAACTTAACTGAAACACAGcaaagtacaaaagtaaaaacgtgcacactcatgcatgcacgcacacacacacacacacatccgtgCAGGGAGAAAGGCAAGTAAGTGGCATTTAATGTgcatcagtgagtcaggcagaAAAGCAAATGCCAAGCACCCACAAGAGTACATCCACACTGTTCCCACATGCAAGTGTTGACAGCTATCTTTATAGGAATAAAGTATTGCTCTTAACCCCACCCCAAGAAAGCACCACTCAGCTGTGACTCAGATCACTAAGGCACAGACACCATGACATTAAATCAACACGTCCGCTCTCCGGCATttcgcacgtgcacacacacacacgcacacacacacatgctcctaTACtgccacacaaacatgcacacaaaaccaCCTTAGACCATCACTGGTGCACCCACATGAACACAGATGCATACGCGCATACCACTGTGCACATGCGCCCGAGGAGACACACTCTCGTACACACCTTCAAAAGACAGATATGCTCACACCCTCAcccacacatacgcacactcacactcacaaacacacacacacacacacacacacacagttgtctcGCTATATCCTCTGGCTGTGAGTTTGCCAGCAGCCAGCTGGTACTGTCATGTCTGATAGGctggaacagagacagagatgaggaagaggaaggaaggaaggaggcagggaggcaAGGAGGGAAAACGGATACAGCAGAATGCATTAGCAAGAGCCCTGTCTGTCTGGATGAGTGTGTTACTGAGTGGGAAGATCATATTGAACCTGTGCCAGACATGACACGGTCTCATTTGGGTATATAGGAAGTTTCCCCCCATCCATTGTCCTTACCAGGGTTCGCCATCCCACTCCTGCCCTTTGTTTGactgctgttctttttttttttttttccttcataaaaaataattattggaAAATCAATGACTTATTCTTGGCCATGGTTGTTTATTAAGCATGACATCATTGCGTTGACAGTGCTGATGATCACGCTgataaatgttttgaaagtCATTGCATTGACACCTCACATAGGCGATCggctttttattctttgttgTGCCTGTTCGTATGATGATGTGTACTGCATGTAATGTTGTATTAAAATGAGAAATCAGTGAGACTGTTTTCTCCGCCAGAGCACAGAAATGACTGTAAAATGACTCAGTGATTCCTCTGCCGTgtgatttctggctttcaaaaatcGCTTTCTGGCCCAAACCGTGTTTTGGAACGCTTCTCCAGCCAAAGACGTAAAAGATAGAGCAGCATTATTGTTATCATGTTTTGCATGGTGATATATTACCTCTTCAGTTAGGCATTTATGCTGCATCTCTGCTTTAATTAGCTAATTACCCCTCtctaatgtgaaaaatgtggctTTATTATTTGTGTCAGTTACAGGCCACCATAAGCTGTGCCAGAGACCTGTCGATGTTGAGATTGCTCGGTTGCTCATAGATTTTGATAAAAGCCATAGATTACTTAATGCCTCTCTACTACTTGATGCAAACCCATTTGTCCACTCTTTGCTATGATGCTGAAGTTTTTCTCCAAGTTTCAAGGACAACCTCCAAGGAAACAGAATGATGCGTGTTTCACTCTACAAGCTTATATATTATGTTGTCTGATTATACCGAGCTCGTCAATGTAATGTCTGTGGGGATCTGTGCCAGCGAAGCAAGCTATCATACCAAAAGTGGATAACAAGCTGGCCTTCTCCTTTACTCCCTATAGAAACTCAAAGAGAATTGCCTTGCACATCATTAAGTCTTGGAGACAGATGCCATGAGGGGAAATgtctgaaagtgaaaaaaaaaaaaaaaaaaacatgcacacgcatAGTGCCTTAAGAACATATACAATATTTAAGTAACGAAGGTCAGACAACCCAAACATAtctatttttcttaaattaaaCTGGGTCCTAGAGCTAAACGAAGTATATGTCTGCAGGAGAAGTGCAGCGGAAGAATGCAACAGTCCAGTGTCTTTTAGGTGGAGGTGCTGGTTTATGGTATGTAGGAGaaatcctctctctcactccagaGCTACAGCTGAAGTGCCACTGAAGACTGATCAAGTGGCAAACAGAAAGATACTGGCTATATGAGTACGTTTATGATTGTGAAGCAGATACTTGAAAAGGAAATTCAAGTATATAAAAGGTATGGAAGCGTTACTGTGAGCAAATCTCTGGATTAGTTCATTAGGGTggaagtgggtttttttttgttttttttaggtcgCCTTTTACTCATTAGACGTTTACACGCACATAGTATTCTGAATTATATTTCAGGTCTTATTAACGATAAGCTTTTTAGCAGCTTGCAAATATCCCTACACGCTGCCCATGAATAAACGGAATATTCTAAATATTACCATGAAACTGAACAACAAAGGAGTGTATGCATACTTCACTGTTCCAGCTAATACTGATATATCCCAGATATGTTAATTGGGTTTGCCATAATTGGTAGAAAAGCTTATCTGGGTTATTATAAGCAGGATATGATGTTTACACTCGTCAACAAAAAATCAGTGTATGAGAATGAATCATACATCCTGAATCCTAAGCAATGTGGGCACATACCAGTGCCCTCAGCAAAGCTTTATCGTGTCAATAAATTAAGAGGGACTTTTTCCTGGTTGCCCTTTCATTACAGTAAAACCTTCCTTGGGAACTTTTCATAGCTGCTTTTAAAtccaaattaaagaaaaaaaaaagttaatatgtttctattattattattgaatgtAATTATTCCTCCAGTCTCAGCAAAGGCTTCCATCTAAATACAGAGCTTTAGCTAGCAATGATGTCAGCCATGGACTTGAGCTTCAGGTTTTTAGCAAGCTCTGAAAatctatgaaaacatttgctatCATATTGTTGCAACACCAATTCCAACAAGCAAGATATTTTGACCACAGTTGGTCTTACCAGCATCGCAACAATGACATTAGTCTACAGGCACGCCCACCCAGTCCTGCTGGAATGTAGACAATTACTTTAGAGAGTGCAGATGTTAACACTCAGTCTTACTACAGTTACTGACTttcaggaactctcaaatcttggcggatgatgaagatagtactcaagaataacactaaataataaaatccctgtttttaaccAGGTTTACCGTCCCTTTCAGTTATACTGTGGAGTTTTACCGGTTGCCTTTTACTCACACAAACAGTGCATTCATATAAAAATTGCCCTGATATTGTTCTGCACATTTGGATGCAGTGACACTTGAACCAAAATGGCGAAGTCCTTACCACTGCAGCCTGGTAACGGCCTTGCAGATTAACATCCACAGAGTGTACAGTAGAGCTGCCTTCACCTGTTCACATGTTTTATTCACAACCCCTCTCTGTGCATTATCATCCATATTTATGGCGATAACTGCATTTACATGTACATGGACACCCatgagcatgtgcacacacacaaccgcaCACTGAAGTTCAACCTTTCCCCGAGGGCTGGAGCTGTCATTTTAGTCCTTCACAGCGGTTACTGTATGTATCCCatggcaggcacacacacacacacacacacacacacacacacacacacacacacacacacacagaaccattGTATGTGTAGTTAGGTGAGATTGATTGATAGATGATGGCTGCGGGGCAGGTGGGCATTGAGTCATCTGTGGGTGCTTGGGAGGTGAATGGATAGAGGGGAAATGGGTGGAAAAACTGAGGGCAGAGGGAGGAATAGAAAAGACAAAGTTAGGCAGAGGTAGACTGCAGGCCAGACCTGCCAGGTAAACTCACCCCCCCAGCGGAGACGGGTTACACCACTGCTGGAGGGCACGCcgacagaggcagacaggcaagagaaagaaatgatgtGGGAGGGCGAAGCGAGGCAGAAGAGGGACGAGTGAAAGGTCAGAGTGTGGCGGGGGAGCGGCAACAGAGGCAAAAACAGGCAGTTTTGAGTCATGGAGAGGTGCAAATGAGTCGCAGtgtcgctctttttttttttttttttaattactacGACTATGTTTCAGCAGAAATACTAAACCAAAGATGAGAGAcgggggaggaaaggaaggataAAGAAGAGGAGGGATTGCGGTAACGAGATGAGGGGAATTCTGGTAAGCAACAGGCGAGAACGAGCGGATGAGCGATGCCACAGGAATGACAGCCGAGGTTGAGCGGCGTGCACGGGCGGAATCAAACAAAACCGTCATGTAAAGAGCAGAATTTTCAAGCTTACGAAAAAGGGAGAGTGAAATGTGCAATGGTGCGAAAGGTGCAATGTCTGGCAATCTATATGTGGTTCAGCTATTCAATCAACAGGTGATGTCATCTGTTCTAACAGGCTACCGGGGCTGGGAtgactgtatatgtgtgtgtgtgggtgtgcatgtggaGGGGTGGGGCGGGGGTTGGAGGTAGTATCTTAAGGCGTTACTACAGCTCAGCTTCgtaaaaagaaggaaaaaaaatctatctccATTCTCATTATCCCTCTaactctccctgtctccccgaCTGGTGTCAAagcatccctctctccctctctctctcacgcacacacacacacacacacacaacatcccCCATCCCTTTTCCCACCCCTCTAAGCCGCTCTGCTATTCGCTCCAACGGGGCTTAAGATGGAGGGATtttgccctcctctctctccgtgtCAGTTCATTTCCAGTTCAGAGTGCTATGCAGAGCCAGCCTCCCATCTATCAGCAAGGAGATATAAGCTGCTATGAATGTCAAGGGTCAACTTGTGATATTATTCCGCTGTTAATGGCCCACCGTGTTATAGGGCCTCTAATACCCCAGGAAATGACTGCTCAGACGGCTgtagagggtgtgtgtgtgtgtgcgtggcgtCAACAGGCCGTGCAGACCACCTTGCAGCGAGTCACATGACAGCGGCTAATAACTCTGGCTTACTTCTCTACAAATCCTGCGTGAGCTTGAATCTCaaagaaatcatatttttatgGATCCGCACACCGCACGCCACCCTCACTGAGCTACACGCACACGCGCAggctcacacacatttttgtccaGCCCTTCGCACTTCAGCCAGcctgtgtaaaatgttgacctTTAGTttatagttccactttggccctTTGTTTTCTCTACAGCACTACAAACGCCGCAATTTTTTAAGTAAATGGCATTTAATGGCATTTATTtggtgtgtgcgcacgtgtgtgtgtgctcgtgtgagtgtgtgtgtgtgttggaggaaaATGTGGCCCTGCATTAATTCTGTTTGCATTCATCAAAATTACATTAGTTTCTGCCGTTCCCCACGTGACATTAAAAGATGTACACCGAGAGGCTTGTAAATATTTCTTTACCGCAATTCCAAAGTGACCACAGATAACGGCCCTCATGCATTTATTAAAAgcagattttaaaattttaaaactcTGGATTGCATTGTGCTGTGGTGCGATGCTATGCTGCAGAtgtctctccccctcctgctgcagtgcatgcttcaacatatttatgtaggtaccactttacaataagagagCCCCTATAAAAGGGTctatgaatggtttataatttgattatttattagtTTGTAAACACTTtgtaaatcattaataaacaattattaaGACGTTATCACACATCACTGTAGGCTCACTAACTAAGTGGCTAAGTGAATCTGTTAGATCTTGCTGGTTGCTTAGCTTACTTTGTCTTGTCCCTTTATCAGTCATCGTTAACAGCCATCATAGGTGTCTATCAATGCATGGAATCTGGGTTATAATTTCTTTATAACTGTTTAATCAATGATTTACACATGTTTACAACCTGATTAATAATCGTAAGCCTTTCATAAACCTTTTCTAAGcatagtcttattgtaaagttttactgttgttttaggAGAGACCGCTGTCCACAACATCTTCAGCAACTTCAAAGAGACAGGAATTTCAGAGCatactttgagtttgatgatatAATTCCCTCTGTTGCTCTGTGGATTTGCTTACCTGTGTATACAACTCTGTTTTGGCACACTCCCTCTCCTTGGGACTGATGAGGCTTGCGCCACATGATTGCGTCtgctatgtgtagcattttaacaatattttttaaGACAATCATTCTGAGTCATTAGTATAATTAccttgaaaaaaacaagaccatCATTAAGAAGACTGGCAGCCACTACCAGCCTCTACACTGTGTTTTAAACTGTGTAAGCATCGTCTTTGTGACAGGAAGCAACAGGGTTTATGGGACATGTGGTCTTCATTTTGAGAAATAGGCTGGAAAtgacattctgttttttttttttgttttttttgtccaaaactATCCAACTAAGCTGCCAAAAATATCACAAAGAGTACATTT encodes:
- the serpinh2 gene encoding serine (or cysteine) peptidase inhibitor, clade H, member 2 isoform X2, with protein sequence MLLRFSISLLIFVPAFLVLGDTTDSPKKSPAASTSSPPRPPSPLGDPSWALGLRLYKAIRSSDSGSVNTLLSPLLLASSLVALGEGSAGSTSSQLQDLLKTSVPSKSAAQAGEFLSGALKSLTEANGTSFHLRSSSTVFSKQAPPVDLAFVKESQSRFGLQHQPLGKGDAKADLKQFHAWAKAGLGGLEAAPLGTAIQANAGALILANALHFKGLWEREFSGESADRRTFLGYKYTKVVMMHRTGLYRHYEDIENMVQVLEMGLFGGKASLVLLLPFHVESLTRLDKVLTLELLTNWLEKTTDTSMAISLPKANITSTLSLQKALTALGLTVPWDQKMADFSGVSAKSQGKVHLGSVLHWASLELVAKAGEGDTDLEDENVGKPKLFYADHSFIVLVRDNVSGALLLMGALDHAEGEALHDEL
- the serpinh2 gene encoding serine (or cysteine) peptidase inhibitor, clade H, member 2 isoform X1 codes for the protein MGSAMLLRFSISLLIFVPAFLVLGDTTDSPKKSPAASTSSPPRPPSPLGDPSWALGLRLYKAIRSSDSGSVNTLLSPLLLASSLVALGEGSAGSTSSQLQDLLKTSVPSKSAAQAGEFLSGALKSLTEANGTSFHLRSSSTVFSKQAPPVDLAFVKESQSRFGLQHQPLGKGDAKADLKQFHAWAKAGLGGLEAAPLGTAIQANAGALILANALHFKGLWEREFSGESADRRTFLGYKYTKVVMMHRTGLYRHYEDIENMVQVLEMGLFGGKASLVLLLPFHVESLTRLDKVLTLELLTNWLEKTTDTSMAISLPKANITSTLSLQKALTALGLTVPWDQKMADFSGVSAKSQGKVHLGSVLHWASLELVAKAGEGDTDLEDENVGKPKLFYADHSFIVLVRDNVSGALLLMGALDHAEGEALHDEL